The Vicingus serpentipes genome includes the window GTGAAACCATTTTAAAATTGTACAATAAAGATGCTATAGTTGTTGAGCCAGCTGGAGCATTATCGTTAGCTGCTTTAGATCAATATCATGAAGAGATAAAAGGAAAAAATGTAGTTTGTGTATTAAGTGGAAGTAATAATGATATTACTCGAATGGAGGAAATAAAAGAAAGAGCACTTTTATATAGTGGATTAAAACATTATTTTATTGTCAATTTTGCGCAACGAGCAGGAGCTTTAAAAGAGTTTGTAAATGATATTTTAGGTCCAAATGATGATATTACCTATTTTGAGTTTTCTCAAAAAAATAATAGAGAAAAAGGCCCTGCAGTTGTTGGAGTTCAACTAAAGTCTAAAGAAGATTTACAGCCTTTAATGTTGAGAATGATGGATAGAGGTGTATTAGGAGAGTACTTAAATGAGAAGCCTAATTTGCTAAATATGATTATCTAAGATTGTATTTATAAATATTAAGATAGGTATTCTTAATTTTACCTTTCTTATGATAAATGAAATTGATTTAGCTTCGTTAAAAGAAAAAGAATTACTTGAAAAAGGTTTAAAACTTCCAATTATGGAAGAGTTTTATTCCATTCAAGGAGAAGGATATAACTCAGGAAAAGCAGCTTATTTTATTCGAGTTGGTGGTTGTGATGTTGGATGTCATTGGTGTGATGTGAAAGAAAGTTGGAATCCTAATACTCATCCATTAACTGATATTTCTCAAATTGTAAAAAACATACAAAAATTCCCAGCTAAATCCATAGTTGTTACAGGGGGTGAACCAACCATTTATAATTTAGAAGAAATTACAACACAGTTACTTCAAATTGGTGTTGAGTTGTTTTTAGAAACATCCGGAGCTTACAAATTAACTGGAAAGTGGCACTGGATTTGCTTATCTCCAAAGAAAAACAAATTACCTTTAAAAGAAAATTACAGCTTAGCTCACGAATTAAAAGTGATTATACACAATAAGCATGATTTGAGATGGGCTGAAGAACAAGCTGAATTTGTAAATAAGAAGTGTAAATTGTATCTTCAACCTGAATGGAGTAAAGTAGACGAGATTATGCCGATTATAATTGATTATGTAATGGAAAACCCAAAATGGAATGTTTCGCTACAAACCCATAAATACATGAAAATACCTTAACTATGAGATTATCTTCAATTCTAATAATTCTTGGTTTATTGTTTGCTAGCTTTTCAATAAAGGCGCAAGATAAAAAATATACTAGCTCTAATAAAAAAGCAATTAAGCTTTACGAAGAAGGAAAGAATGCATACGATATGCGTAATAATGAACTTGCTGAGCTTAATTTTTTAGAAGCATTAGAAAAAGATCCAAATTTCGCTGAGCCTGAATTATTATTGGCTTATGTTTATACAGAAACAGGAAGATATGAAGAGGCAATTGAACACTATAACAAATCAATAGCTATAAAACCTGATTTGTTTCCAGAAGCTCACGCTTCTGTTGGCCTGCTTGAATTACGATTTGGTAAATATGAAGAGGCTCAAAAAAACCTAACGAACTATTTTAAGTTTACCGACTCGCCATTAATGATGAAAGAGCCTGCAAAAAAAGGATTAATTGATTGCGAGTTTGCAATGGAAGCATTGCAGCATCCAGTTCCTTTTGAACCAAAAAATTTAGGAGAAGGAATTAATAGTGAGTTACCTGAATATTTTCCTTCACTTTCGGCAGATGGAATGTATTTATTATATACACGTAGATTGAATTCAGAAAAAACATACGATGGGTTTAACGAAGATTTTTATGTAAGTAAATATGATGGACATAATTGGTCTAAAGCAATAAATTTAAAAGGAATTAACAGCTTAAACAATGAAGGTGCTCCAACAATATCGCCAAACGGACAATTTTTAATTTTCACATCTTGTGCCGATATGAATGGTTATGGACCAGATAGAAAAGGTTATGGAAGTTGTGATTTGTTTTATGCTTATAATATTGGTGGTAAATGGACAAATCCTAAAAACTTAGGAACACCAATTAATACTCAACATTGGGAAACTCAACCTTCTTTTTCTTCAGATGGTAAAACCCTTTATTTTATAAGAGGTTTTAGAACAAGAGGAGGAATTAAGCAACAAGATATTTGGACTAGCGAATTGAGTGATGGAGGAGTTTGGTCAACACCATCACGTTTAAGTGATGTAATTAACACTGATGGTAGAGAAGAATCTGTATTTATTCATCCAGATAATAAAACGTTGTATTTTTCTTCTGATGGACATCCTGGAATGGGAGGATTAGATTTGTTCATGAGTACAAAAAATGAAGACGGACAGTGGACAACCCCAGTTAACTTAGGCTATCCAATTAATACATTTAGTGATGAGAATAGTTTATTAGTTGATGCAGAAGGTAAGCTAGCATATTTTGCTAGTAACAGAGAAGGTGGTTTTGGAGAGTTAGATTTATATGCTTTTGAATTACCAGAAAATGCTCGTCCAAATAGAGTAACTTACTTAGCAGGAAAGGTTTATGATGCAGAAACTAAAGAAGTTCTTCCAGCACGTTTTGAGTTGATTAACTTACAAACCAAAGAAGTAGCAGTTCAGTCTTATGCTGATGAAGTAACTGGTGAATACTTAGTTTGTTTGCCGGTAAATAAAGATTATGCCTTGAATGTTTCTCAACCAGGTTATTTATTTCATTCTGAAAACTTTACTTTAACTGAGGGTACTATTGATAAGCCTTTTAAAAAGGATGTACCAATGCATAAAATTAAAGTGGGGCAAAGTGTAGTACTCAAAAATGTATTTTTTGAAACCGCTAAATTCGATTTAAAAACACGTTCAGAAATTGAGTTAGATAAATTGGTTGATTTCTTGAATAAAAATGAAAAACTTAAAATTGAATTGAGCGGACACACCGATAATGTTGGGGATAAAAAAATGAACCAAACTTTATCTGAAAATAGAAGTAAGGCTGTGTTTGATTATTTGGTGAAAAAAGGAATTGACGCTACCCGATTAACTACTAAAGGTTATGGAGATACTCAACCGATAGCTACTAACGATACTGATGCCGGTAGAGCCGAAAATAGAAGAACCGAATTTAAGGTTATAGCAAATTAAGATATACATCATTCCGGTTTTGATCAGGAATTTTTTTAGATTGGATGTAAAGGGAAATGAAGGTAATTAAATACATACTTCTGTTATTGATAAGTTTGAATTTCTTCTCACCTCTAAAAGCTCAACTCGACACGCTAAACAAAAAAAGATTAACCACCGTAATTGCATCAGAAGCAACTATTTATAGCGGAACAATGGTTGGGTTAAGCCAATTGTGGTATAAAGATGTCCCAACTACTTCTTTTCACACTTTTAATGATAACCAAGAATGGTTACAAATGGACAAAATAGGACACGCTGTAACATCTTATTATGTTGGTATGGCTGGTTATGAGGTGTTAAAGTGGAGTGGGGTAAGTGAGAAAAAAGCAACTTGGTATGGAGGAACTCTTGGTTTATTTTTATTGACCTCAGTGGAAGTTTTAGATGGTTACTCTGCCGATTGGGGTTTTTCTACTGGCGATATGGTTGCCAATGTTTCAGGTACTGGTTTGTTTATTGCGCAACAATTAGCTTGGAAAGAACAACGTGTGTTATTAAAGTATTCTTTTCATACAACCGATTATGCTGCTGTAAGACCAAATGTTTTAGGAAGTAATTTAAGCGAACAAGTTTTAAAGGATTATAACGGACAAACTTATTGGTTGAGTGCAAATATTGCTTCTTTCTTAAAAAACGACGCAAAGTTCCCTAAATGGCTTAATTTGGCTATTGGTTATGGTGCTGATGGAATGTTAGGCGGACATGATAATGTTTTTGTAACAGATGGTGTTTATTACGATTATAGTACAACTGAAAGAAAAAGACAATTTTACCTCTCGTTAGATATTGATTTAACCCGCATAAAAACCAAAAGTAAATTTGCCAATACGGTGCTAGGTGCATTTGGTTTTGTTAAGTTTCCTTTCCCAGCACTAGAGTTTAATCAAAATGGACAAACCAAGTTTAAAGGGTTTTATTTTTAGAGATTTCGTTTAACGGTTAGTATAAACGGTCTTTTTAACGCCGTTTATACATTGTTACCTACAGTCTATTATTTAATTAATTCACTAATCTTAATATCCTTTTCAAGTTCTGGTCTCCATTTTTCTTGACTTGACATGGTATCACATATTTTTTCGTGAAAATAAACCTGATACCAAGTCTTCTTATGAAAGTCACAAATGTTCTCATAAACCTTTTCAGAATGAATCATTAACTTCATTATGAATTCATCTTTAGGTTCTCTATGGTTGTTAATTACTTGACTAAGCCTAATGGGCTTAATATTAATGTCATCCGCAAATCTGTTTCTTTTTGAATATATTGTGTCAACATATAATTTAAGAAATTCAGAAAAGTGATTTCGATCGTCATATATTGGCTGTTTAATATATTCCTCCATTTTTAGCTTTAACTGCATAAGTTTAGCACGAATAATCTGATCCTTAGATAGATTCTTCATCCTATTTAATCGTGCCTCCATCAGTAAAGTAGCCTCAGATTTATACTCTTCGTTTGATTTGTATCTTGAGTCTAAACCATATTCAGCATCTTCAATAAAACCTTTGTTTTTCTTACTTTCCATGGTCATATAAATTTATTAAGTTCAATATTTCTGGTACTTCTATACTCAGCGTCATCCCTGTTGGTATCATATTATATTTACAAATATAATGCTCAGCAATTTGACTCTTTGGTCTTAATGATACGCAAGCATATTCGGCATATTCGTTAACTGCAATTTTTGCTGAAAAGGCTATTAAGTTACCAGCAATCTTATCATACTTTTTACCTTCCCCTTTATTTTCCTTGGATACAGTCAAGAGTCTAATATGTACTCTCCATTCATTTGGAATTCTTTCTAATGAAATAAGACCTAAAATTTCACTTGATCCAACAATTTGTAATTTATATACCTCATATTCATGTTCAACTTCCCAGTCAAAGAAATATCGACTTTTAGTTAAGACTTTATAGTCAACATCTTCTATGGGTGTAATTTCAATCTGATGCTCCACCTTGGATGAGGTATCTATTATTGTCATACGACAAATATATGAAAAAGTTTCCTAAAAACGGAAACAATAATTTTAGAATTTCCGAATTTGGGAAGAATTAGTGCTAATTGTTAAGTTGTAGGTAACGCTTTTGTTGGAAACGTTTTAATGTTTTTTACATTGTGTTAAACGAAGTTCGAGTATTTTTCTGATAAAGTCAAGGGTTGTTAATTAAAAGTAAAAAGGCTAACCAATTGGTTAGCCTTTTTTTGTATAAAAAAGATGGAATTATTTTCCTTCTAATTCTTTAATTAATTTTTCGTTGTTAGCAACGTAACCATAATCTCCACCTTCATTAGCTTTAGCCATTTCAATAGATTTTTTAGCAGTTTCAATTGCTTCTTTTTTATTACCCATTTTAGCTAATATTTTTGCTTTTGTATGTACATACCAAAAAGCTTCTGGTCTTTTCTCAATTGCTTTGTCCATCCAAGTTACAGCTTGAGCTAAATCTTTATCGTTTTCTAAATAAAAACCAGCAGCAGCAGCATAAGAACCAGCACTTGGTCCGTCAACTAATTGATCTTTAATTTGTTTTTCAACTTGCTCAATAGCATTAGTTTCAACTAAAAAAGAAATTAAGGTGTTTTCCCACTTAATTTCCATGTTTGCACCAGTGTAAGTAAAGTGACTAAAATCAATATCTAATGATTCTACTTTATCGTTTAATTTAGTTGGTTTTACAGTAAAACGAACAGCATCTTCTTCTTCTTTATATCCACCAGTTCCCCATAAAGTAAGGTTAGTGTTAAAAATTATTGTCCACTCATTTTCTCCTGGTATAGCATATAATGCATATTCACCCGCAGCTAGTTTGTTTCCTGCAACAGTTACAGGGTCACTAAATTTAACTTTTGTAGATGCATTTGCACCAGTTCTCCATAGGTTACCCCATTTTTCTAATTCACCAAAAATAACACGGTCTTTAACACCAGGTCTAGAATAAGAAACTTCAACTTCAGTTAAACCAATTGTTTGTGTTAATGTAGCAGTTGGACTAGGTTGTGGAGCTTTAATTTGAGCATTAGCTGTTAATGCTATAAACGAACTTGCTAATAGTAGTGTTTGTAATTTTTTCATAGTTTAATTTTATAGATTAGTTTTCGAAATTATTAAATAATCTCTTTTTAAATGCAAAAATAAGGTCTAAAAAGTTACTGAGCTTGAATTTTATGATGAATGGCAAGAGCACATTTTTGTCCATCAATTGCTGCCGAAACAATACCTCCAGCATATCCTGCACCTTCGCCACACGGATATAACCCTTTAATTTGTGGGTGTTCTAATAATTCTCTATCTCTTGGAATTTTAACTGGAGATGAAGTTCTACTTTCTACAGCAACAATTATAGCGTCTCTATTTAAATAGCCTGTAATTTTATTACCAAAAGCTTTAAATCCTCCTTGTAAATGTTCTACAATTGTTTTTGGTAAAATGGAGTGTAATGGAGCTGAAACAACTCCTGGTTTGTATGAACAATCTGGTAATGTTGTCGAAGTTCTGTTGTTTATAAAATCTATTAAACGTTGTGCAGGAGCTATTTGTCCATTATTTGTAATTGTATCATTTCCTGCACCAACAAAAGTTGCTCTTTCAACAGCTTCTTGAAATTTTAATCCAGCTAAAGCGCCATATTTTTTGTATGGTTCCAAATCTTCAGGTTCAACAGTAACAACAATTCCAGAGTTAGCAAAAGGATTATTTCGTTTTGATGGAGACCAACCATTAGTTACAATTTCTCCGGGAGCAGTTGCACATGGGGCAATTATACCTCCTGGGCACATGCAAAAAGAAAATACACCACGTTTTTTAACCTGTTGTACTAACTTATAGGAAGCAGGAGGGAGATGTTCACCTCGAATATCACAATGGTACTGAACAGCGTCAATTAAATCTTGAGAATGTTCTACTCTTACTCCTAAAGCAAAGGGTTTCGATTCTATTTCTATCCCTTTTTTATCTAATAAATAAAAAATGTCACGTGCAGAATGTCCTGTAGCTAATATTACTTGATCAGCTTGATACGTTTTATTGTTTTGATCAATTACCCCCTTAATTTTATTATTTTCTAAAATAATATCAGTAACCTGTGTTTCAAAATGAATGATACCTCCATATTTTAAAACAGTTTCACGCATATCGGTTACAACTTTAGGTAACTTATTCGTACCAATGTGTGGGTGTGCGTCAACTAGTATATTTTCGTCAGCGCCATGTTCAACCAATACTTGTAAAATAGCATTTACATCACCTCTTTTTTTAGAGCGCGTATATAGCTTACCATCAGAGTAAGTTCCAGCGCCACCTTCACCAAAGCAATAGTTTGAATTAGGATTTACAATTTGATTTTTAGTAATTGCAGCTAAATCTCGTCTTCTACTGCGAACATCTTTTCCGCGTTCTAAAACAATTGGTTGATAGCCAAGCTCAATTAGTTTTAAAGCTGCAAACATTCCGGCAGGACCAAATCCAATAACAATTACTTGTTTTTTGTTGGCTACATTTTGGTAAGTAGTTGTGTTTATTGCCGGAGGAATAGTTTCATTGATGTAAATATCTATTCTAAGGTTAAATTTAACTGGAGTTCTTCTAGCGTCAATAGAACGTTTTCGAACTACAAACTCAAATTCTTTTTCTCTAATTTCTTTAGAAATAATTTTTCTTAAGTATTCTGGATTCGATGCTTCTTCAGGTAATACAACAATGTCTATTGTTCTCATTTTAATTTTAGATATTACCCTTCAAAAGTTAAGGAAAGTAAAAACATTTTTGATTTTAGTTTTTCAATAGGATTTGAGAAAGCGTTATCTTCCTTAACATCAAGTCCTTTTAATCCGTATGACATTTTTAATTCAACGCCAAACTTAAAATATTCGAGGTAAAAATCTGTTCCAAAACCAATTTGTCCCATAAAATCATTTGGCTTAAGTTTTACAATAATATCATTTGGGTCTTTCGAATCATTAACTGCACTTTCGTTAGAGGCTAAATCTAAGCTATAAGCAAAACCTCCAATAATATAAGCGCTAAAGTTATTCACTCTTGTTGATTTAAATTTTAGATTTATGGGGAAATTAATTAGGGTAGATTCAATGTCTTTAACATACTTTTTTTCGCCATCTATAGTTTGAAATGTGTAGGTTAATTTACGTTGAGCAAAGGCTAGGTTAGGGGTGAATCTTAAACTAAAATGTTCGCCTAAATGCATTGCAGATATTATTCCTAAATTAAATCCTGTAGTACTATTTGGCTCTAAAATGTATAAAGAATCAGAACCTTCAACATTTGGGGAATAACGATCTAAGGCAAAGTTCGCAGAGTTAACTCCTAATAGAAAGCCAAAATGCATAAAACGATGGTCAAACTTTGGTAAGTTTAAAGTTGTTGATTTTTGAGCCGATGTAAAGCCAAAAGTCAACAAGAAAAGGATTAATAATGTACGTTGTTTTGTCTTAAACATTTAGTACTAACGAGTAATTCTTAAATTTATTTGGTAGCAGTATAAATTGATGCAATTCCAAACATTAATGGTATAGCTTTTGGATTTTTATAACCTAATTTACCTAATATATCAACAAAATCTTGTCCATCAGGAAAAGCATTTACAGATTCAGGTAAGTAGGTGTAAGCAGCGTTATCTTTAGAAACCATTTTACCAATTCCCGGTAAAATTTTATTAAAGTAAAAATTATAAAGTTGCTTAATAGGGAAGTTTTTAGGTTTTGAAAATTCCAAAACAATCGCTCTACCGTTAGGCTTTAAAACTCTTAACATTTCAGCTAATCCCTTTTCAAGATTTTCAAAATTTCTTACACCAAAACCAACAGTGTAAGCATCAAATGTAGCTTCTTCAAAAGGTAAGTTTTCCGAATCACCTAGTTGTAAATCAATAATATGGTCAACTCCTTTTGTCTTCATTTTATCTTTACCAACGCTAAGCATTCCTTTAGAGATATCAATTCCAATAATTTTGTCTGGGTTAAGCTTTAATGCTTCTAGCGCAAAATCACCAGTACCTGTAGCTATATCTAAGATAACTTTAGGTTTATGGTCTTTTAATAATCGTATTGCTTTTTTCCTCCAAAGTATATCAATACCTAAAGATAAAAAGTGGTTTAAAAAATCGTAATTAGCAGAAATATTATTGAACATAGTTGCTACCTGTTCTTTCTTACTTCCTTCTTTATTTTTATAAGGTATTACTGTCATAAGTTTAAACCAATTTAGAAATGGCTTCTGATAATAATTGATCTTTATCTATTGGTACTACACCAACTTTTTCACATACTAAACCTCCAGCTAGGTTTGAAATTTCAGCTATCATTTTTGGAGGTTGATTTAAAGCTAAACATAATGAAGCTACACTTATTACAGTATCACCAGCTCCAGAAACGTCAGCTATATTTCGATAATGAGCTGCTAAATGATGACTTTCTTTGTCGTCTTTTATAAAAACGCCATTCTCAGATAAGGTAATAAAGTTAAGAGTATTGTTTAATGATTTGTTTAATAAATCAACAGCTTCACTAACTTCAATAATATTTCTTGGATTAATTTCAATATTTAAACCTTCTTTCAATTCTTTTAAATTAGGTTTGAATAAACTAACATTTTTATAACTTAAAAAATTGCGTTTTTTTGGGTCAACAGTTGTTGGTATGTTATTTATGTTGCATAAACTAACAATGCTATCAATAACTTCTTGAGTAATTGTTCCTTTGTCGTAATCTTCAAAAATTACAGCGTCTACTTTTTTAGATTTTATTAACGATTCAATTTGTTTTATAAATAACTGATTATCGCTATTATTTAAAGGCTTATCTGTTTCTGAATCAACTCTTAATACTTGATGATTATTTCCAATAATTCTTGTTTTAACAGTTGTAATTCTATCCGTGCTTGTAATTATACCTTCATTTGAAAGTTGTTGTTTCTCAAGTAGTTGATTAAATAGCTTCCCATCTTCATCATTACCAATAACAGCACATAAAATAGGAGTTGCACCTAGTGCTTGAATGTTTAACGCGACATTAGCTGCTCCACCAAGTCTATTTTCTCTATTTTGAACAGAAACAATAGGAACTGGAGCTTCAGGTGAGATCCGATCAACTTTACCAAAATAGTATGCATCTATCATTACATCTCCAATAACTAAAACATTAAGTTTATTGAAGTCGCTAAATAGATTTATGATTTCGTTTTTATTCAAAATTTTATTTTAAAGTTGCTAAAGCAGTTTTTATTCTTCTAATAGCTTCAGTTAAAGTTTGTTCTGATGCAGCATAAGATAAACGGATACAATCAGGATTTCCAAAGGCATCTCCAGATACTAAAGCAACTAATCCTTTATTTAAAATAAACATGCTTAAATCAGCAGAGTTATTAATCATTGTTTCTCCATCTGTTTTGCCAAAAAAGTTAGTTACATCTGGAAAAACATAAAAAGCACCTTTTGGTTCGTTTAGTTTTAAGCCTGGAATTTCTCCCATTTCTTTTAATACTAAATCACGTCTGCTTTTAAAAGCTTTTAACATCTCATCAGTAACATTTGCATCAGCTTCTAAAGCTGCTTGAGCTGCTTTTTGAGCAATACTGCAAGTTCCAGAGGTAAATTGTCCCTGCATCTTAATACATCCCTCGGCAATCCATTTAGGAGCACCAATGTAACCAATTCTCCATCCAGTCATAGCAAAACCTTTAGAAACGCCATTAACAGTTATTACTTGATCTTTTATAAAATCAAATTGTGCAATACTTTCGTGTTTACTTAAAAAGTTAATGTGCTCATAAATCTCATCAGATACAATTAAAATGTTCGGATATTTTACAATAACATCTGCGATAGCTTTTAATTCTTCTTTTGTATAAACAGAACCACTTGGGTTACAAGGTGTGCTAAACCAAATCATTCTAGTTTTAGGAGTTATAGCAGCTTCTATTTGTTCTGGAGTAACCTTAAAATCGTTATCAATATTTGTTGTAATTGTAATTGGAGTTGCTTCAGCTATTTTAATCATTTCTAAATAGCTAACCCAGTATGGAGAAGGTAATAAAACTTCATCACCA containing:
- a CDS encoding 7-carboxy-7-deazaguanine synthase QueE — protein: MINEIDLASLKEKELLEKGLKLPIMEEFYSIQGEGYNSGKAAYFIRVGGCDVGCHWCDVKESWNPNTHPLTDISQIVKNIQKFPAKSIVVTGGEPTIYNLEEITTQLLQIGVELFLETSGAYKLTGKWHWICLSPKKNKLPLKENYSLAHELKVIIHNKHDLRWAEEQAEFVNKKCKLYLQPEWSKVDEIMPIIIDYVMENPKWNVSLQTHKYMKIP
- a CDS encoding OmpA family protein, encoding MRLSSILIILGLLFASFSIKAQDKKYTSSNKKAIKLYEEGKNAYDMRNNELAELNFLEALEKDPNFAEPELLLAYVYTETGRYEEAIEHYNKSIAIKPDLFPEAHASVGLLELRFGKYEEAQKNLTNYFKFTDSPLMMKEPAKKGLIDCEFAMEALQHPVPFEPKNLGEGINSELPEYFPSLSADGMYLLYTRRLNSEKTYDGFNEDFYVSKYDGHNWSKAINLKGINSLNNEGAPTISPNGQFLIFTSCADMNGYGPDRKGYGSCDLFYAYNIGGKWTNPKNLGTPINTQHWETQPSFSSDGKTLYFIRGFRTRGGIKQQDIWTSELSDGGVWSTPSRLSDVINTDGREESVFIHPDNKTLYFSSDGHPGMGGLDLFMSTKNEDGQWTTPVNLGYPINTFSDENSLLVDAEGKLAYFASNREGGFGELDLYAFELPENARPNRVTYLAGKVYDAETKEVLPARFELINLQTKEVAVQSYADEVTGEYLVCLPVNKDYALNVSQPGYLFHSENFTLTEGTIDKPFKKDVPMHKIKVGQSVVLKNVFFETAKFDLKTRSEIELDKLVDFLNKNEKLKIELSGHTDNVGDKKMNQTLSENRSKAVFDYLVKKGIDATRLTTKGYGDTQPIATNDTDAGRAENRRTEFKVIAN
- a CDS encoding DUF2279 domain-containing protein codes for the protein MKVIKYILLLLISLNFFSPLKAQLDTLNKKRLTTVIASEATIYSGTMVGLSQLWYKDVPTTSFHTFNDNQEWLQMDKIGHAVTSYYVGMAGYEVLKWSGVSEKKATWYGGTLGLFLLTSVEVLDGYSADWGFSTGDMVANVSGTGLFIAQQLAWKEQRVLLKYSFHTTDYAAVRPNVLGSNLSEQVLKDYNGQTYWLSANIASFLKNDAKFPKWLNLAIGYGADGMLGGHDNVFVTDGVYYDYSTTERKRQFYLSLDIDLTRIKTKSKFANTVLGAFGFVKFPFPALEFNQNGQTKFKGFYF
- a CDS encoding N-acetyltransferase, with product MTIIDTSSKVEHQIEITPIEDVDYKVLTKSRYFFDWEVEHEYEVYKLQIVGSSEILGLISLERIPNEWRVHIRLLTVSKENKGEGKKYDKIAGNLIAFSAKIAVNEYAEYACVSLRPKSQIAEHYICKYNMIPTGMTLSIEVPEILNLINLYDHGK
- a CDS encoding DUF2911 domain-containing protein, coding for MKKLQTLLLASSFIALTANAQIKAPQPSPTATLTQTIGLTEVEVSYSRPGVKDRVIFGELEKWGNLWRTGANASTKVKFSDPVTVAGNKLAAGEYALYAIPGENEWTIIFNTNLTLWGTGGYKEEEDAVRFTVKPTKLNDKVESLDIDFSHFTYTGANMEIKWENTLISFLVETNAIEQVEKQIKDQLVDGPSAGSYAAAAGFYLENDKDLAQAVTWMDKAIEKRPEAFWYVHTKAKILAKMGNKKEAIETAKKSIEMAKANEGGDYGYVANNEKLIKELEGK
- a CDS encoding NAD(P)/FAD-dependent oxidoreductase, with product MRTIDIVVLPEEASNPEYLRKIISKEIREKEFEFVVRKRSIDARRTPVKFNLRIDIYINETIPPAINTTTYQNVANKKQVIVIGFGPAGMFAALKLIELGYQPIVLERGKDVRSRRRDLAAITKNQIVNPNSNYCFGEGGAGTYSDGKLYTRSKKRGDVNAILQVLVEHGADENILVDAHPHIGTNKLPKVVTDMRETVLKYGGIIHFETQVTDIILENNKIKGVIDQNNKTYQADQVILATGHSARDIFYLLDKKGIEIESKPFALGVRVEHSQDLIDAVQYHCDIRGEHLPPASYKLVQQVKKRGVFSFCMCPGGIIAPCATAPGEIVTNGWSPSKRNNPFANSGIVVTVEPEDLEPYKKYGALAGLKFQEAVERATFVGAGNDTITNNGQIAPAQRLIDFINNRTSTTLPDCSYKPGVVSAPLHSILPKTIVEHLQGGFKAFGNKITGYLNRDAIIVAVESRTSSPVKIPRDRELLEHPQIKGLYPCGEGAGYAGGIVSAAIDGQKCALAIHHKIQAQ
- the porT gene encoding type IX secretion/gliding motility protein PorT/SprT, with the translated sequence MFKTKQRTLLILFLLTFGFTSAQKSTTLNLPKFDHRFMHFGFLLGVNSANFALDRYSPNVEGSDSLYILEPNSTTGFNLGIISAMHLGEHFSLRFTPNLAFAQRKLTYTFQTIDGEKKYVKDIESTLINFPINLKFKSTRVNNFSAYIIGGFAYSLDLASNESAVNDSKDPNDIIVKLKPNDFMGQIGFGTDFYLEYFKFGVELKMSYGLKGLDVKEDNAFSNPIEKLKSKMFLLSLTFEG
- the ubiE gene encoding bifunctional demethylmenaquinone methyltransferase/2-methoxy-6-polyprenyl-1,4-benzoquinol methylase UbiE — encoded protein: MTVIPYKNKEGSKKEQVATMFNNISANYDFLNHFLSLGIDILWRKKAIRLLKDHKPKVILDIATGTGDFALEALKLNPDKIIGIDISKGMLSVGKDKMKTKGVDHIIDLQLGDSENLPFEEATFDAYTVGFGVRNFENLEKGLAEMLRVLKPNGRAIVLEFSKPKNFPIKQLYNFYFNKILPGIGKMVSKDNAAYTYLPESVNAFPDGQDFVDILGKLGYKNPKAIPLMFGIASIYTATK
- a CDS encoding bifunctional heptose 7-phosphate kinase/heptose 1-phosphate adenyltransferase, encoding MNKNEIINLFSDFNKLNVLVIGDVMIDAYYFGKVDRISPEAPVPIVSVQNRENRLGGAANVALNIQALGATPILCAVIGNDEDGKLFNQLLEKQQLSNEGIITSTDRITTVKTRIIGNNHQVLRVDSETDKPLNNSDNQLFIKQIESLIKSKKVDAVIFEDYDKGTITQEVIDSIVSLCNINNIPTTVDPKKRNFLSYKNVSLFKPNLKELKEGLNIEINPRNIIEVSEAVDLLNKSLNNTLNFITLSENGVFIKDDKESHHLAAHYRNIADVSGAGDTVISVASLCLALNQPPKMIAEISNLAGGLVCEKVGVVPIDKDQLLSEAISKLV
- a CDS encoding pyridoxal phosphate-dependent aminotransferase, which produces MEQILSNRINSLSESQTLAMARLSRELIAEGKDIISLSIGEPDFDTPTFIKEAAKKAIDENYSHYTPVPGYIELRQAISKKFKRDNNLDYTPEQIVVSTGAKHALTNLALSILNPGDEVLLPSPYWVSYLEMIKIAEATPITITTNIDNDFKVTPEQIEAAITPKTRMIWFSTPCNPSGSVYTKEELKAIADVIVKYPNILIVSDEIYEHINFLSKHESIAQFDFIKDQVITVNGVSKGFAMTGWRIGYIGAPKWIAEGCIKMQGQFTSGTCSIAQKAAQAALEADANVTDEMLKAFKSRRDLVLKEMGEIPGLKLNEPKGAFYVFPDVTNFFGKTDGETMINNSADLSMFILNKGLVALVSGDAFGNPDCIRLSYAASEQTLTEAIRRIKTALATLK